The following proteins are encoded in a genomic region of Haloarcula marina:
- a CDS encoding cytochrome c oxidase subunit I: protein MAVGDLVLTGLMAVLLVGIAALLTRIENWRSYTPLAGGTATGENVGVIHREKPAGIIRWLTTVDHKDIGILYGVYAVIAFAVGGIMAMLIRIQLVTPGGAILGANAYNSILTSHGITMLFLFGTPIIAAFANYFIPLLIGADDMAFPRINAIAFWLLPPAALLIWAGFFLAPITQNMIEPAQTSWTMYTPLSVEQQNPGVDLMLLGLHLSGVAATMGAINFIATIFTERDGEVTWANLDIFSWTILTQSALILFAFPLLGSAIVMLLLDRNLATTFFAVEGGGPLLWQHLFWFFGHPEVYILVLPPMGLVSLILPKFAGRKLFGFKFVVYSTLAIGVLSFGVWAHHMFSTGMDPRLRASFMAVSLAIAIPSAVKTFNWITTMWNGRLRLTSPMLFCIGFISNFIIGGVTGVFLAAIPVDLVLHDTYYVVGHFHYIVMGAIGFAAFAGIYYWFPVFTGRMYQRTLGKAHFWLSMLGTNVTFFAMLALGYLGMPRRYATYEFNGAIAPLAQVETYHLLATAGAVILLVGQLIFVWNIVQSWLEGPQVEDGDPWNLERDGMLDREFQWFDRKLETAIADGGEEDDQSALTNGGARGDD from the coding sequence ATGGCAGTAGGAGACCTAGTGCTGACGGGGCTGATGGCCGTGCTCCTCGTCGGCATTGCCGCGTTACTCACGCGCATCGAGAACTGGCGGTCCTATACCCCACTGGCGGGCGGGACCGCGACGGGTGAGAACGTCGGCGTTATCCACAGAGAGAAACCCGCAGGTATCATTCGCTGGCTAACGACGGTCGACCACAAGGACATCGGCATCCTCTACGGCGTCTACGCCGTCATCGCGTTCGCAGTGGGCGGCATCATGGCGATGCTCATCCGCATCCAACTCGTCACCCCGGGCGGAGCGATACTCGGCGCGAACGCCTACAACTCCATCCTGACGAGTCACGGTATCACGATGCTGTTCCTGTTCGGGACGCCCATCATCGCGGCGTTCGCGAACTACTTCATTCCCCTGCTCATCGGGGCCGACGACATGGCGTTCCCGCGCATCAACGCTATCGCGTTCTGGCTGCTCCCGCCCGCCGCACTCCTCATCTGGGCCGGATTCTTCCTCGCGCCGATAACCCAGAACATGATCGAACCGGCGCAGACATCCTGGACCATGTACACGCCGCTGTCGGTCGAACAGCAGAACCCCGGCGTCGACCTGATGTTGCTCGGTCTGCACCTCTCCGGTGTCGCGGCGACCATGGGTGCGATCAACTTCATCGCGACCATCTTCACCGAGCGAGACGGCGAGGTGACGTGGGCGAACCTCGACATCTTCTCGTGGACCATCCTCACCCAGTCCGCGCTCATCCTCTTCGCGTTCCCGCTGCTCGGGAGCGCCATCGTCATGCTACTGCTGGACCGCAACCTCGCGACGACGTTCTTCGCCGTCGAGGGCGGCGGACCGCTGCTCTGGCAGCACCTGTTCTGGTTCTTCGGCCACCCCGAAGTGTACATCCTCGTCCTCCCGCCGATGGGACTCGTGAGCCTCATCCTGCCGAAGTTCGCAGGCCGGAAACTGTTCGGCTTCAAGTTCGTCGTCTACTCGACGCTCGCCATCGGCGTGCTCTCCTTCGGTGTCTGGGCGCACCACATGTTCTCGACGGGCATGGACCCGCGCCTGCGCGCATCCTTCATGGCCGTCTCGCTGGCCATCGCCATCCCGAGCGCCGTGAAGACGTTCAACTGGATTACGACGATGTGGAACGGCCGACTGCGCCTCACGTCGCCCATGCTGTTCTGCATCGGGTTCATCTCGAACTTCATCATCGGCGGCGTCACCGGCGTCTTCCTGGCCGCGATTCCCGTCGACCTCGTGCTCCACGACACCTACTACGTCGTCGGGCACTTCCACTACATCGTGATGGGCGCCATCGGCTTCGCCGCCTTCGCCGGCATCTACTACTGGTTCCCGGTGTTCACCGGCCGGATGTACCAGCGCACGCTCGGAAAGGCCCACTTCTGGCTCTCGATGCTCGGGACCAACGTGACGTTCTTCGCCATGCTGGCACTCGGGTACCTCGGCATGCCCCGCCGGTACGCGACCTACGAATTCAACGGCGCTATCGCGCCGCTGGCACAGGTTGAGACGTACCACCTGCTGGCGACCGCTGGCGCGGTCATCCTGCTGGTCGGCCAACTCATCTTCGTCTGGAACATCGTCCAATCGTGGCTCGAAGGCCCGCAGGTCGAGGACGGCGACCCGTGGAACCTCGAACGCGACGGGATGCTCGACCGCGAGTTCCAGTGGTTCGACCGCAAACTCGAAACGGCCATCGCCGACGGCGGCGAGGAAGACGACCAGTCCGCACTGACGAACGGCGGCGCACGCGGCGACGACTGA
- a CDS encoding DUF7520 family protein, whose amino-acid sequence MSEQSVGIDGEKVVVWLYLIIVALAGVMGFVLGNIRPADLEPELFGFIALPPTPVGVAIYGLVTVGVGLGILLGLVVFISRRLDDETRHREPQ is encoded by the coding sequence ATGAGTGAACAGTCGGTGGGAATCGACGGCGAGAAAGTGGTCGTCTGGCTGTACCTCATCATCGTCGCGTTGGCTGGCGTGATGGGGTTCGTTCTCGGAAACATCCGACCGGCCGACCTCGAACCTGAACTGTTCGGGTTCATCGCGCTCCCGCCGACGCCCGTTGGCGTCGCTATCTACGGCCTTGTGACAGTCGGCGTCGGCCTCGGCATCCTGCTGGGGCTAGTCGTGTTCATCTCGCGGCGACTGGACGACGAGACCCGGCATCGCGAACCGCAGTAA
- a CDS encoding CBS domain-containing protein — MEDTGRPTVGEYMTREVSTVELDDTVEEVARRIAESEEFSGFPVTDGRRVEGFVSARDLLLAEDHEPMFRVMSENILVAHPDMAVQDAARVILRSGIQKLPVVDDAGNLVGIISNADVIRSQIERATPDKVDKLGRTLENIHGITSHEERRKVPLSELTPTQTTVYADELEGRVYELERGLAEPLVVIDNGGDLLLADGHHRVKAAARLGIEEMEAYVIVLGDTVELGMAETAADSDLERIDDIEEVDYARHPLVETTQRLQNEK, encoded by the coding sequence ATGGAGGACACGGGGCGGCCGACGGTTGGCGAGTACATGACTCGTGAAGTGTCGACCGTCGAACTCGACGATACGGTCGAAGAAGTCGCGAGGCGTATCGCCGAGAGCGAGGAGTTCAGCGGATTCCCCGTGACCGATGGGCGGCGTGTCGAGGGGTTCGTCAGCGCCCGAGACCTGCTTCTCGCGGAGGACCACGAACCGATGTTTCGGGTGATGAGCGAGAACATCCTCGTGGCCCACCCGGACATGGCCGTCCAGGACGCCGCCCGCGTCATCCTGCGCTCCGGCATCCAGAAACTCCCGGTCGTCGACGACGCGGGCAACCTCGTGGGTATCATCTCGAACGCCGACGTCATCCGCTCGCAAATCGAGCGTGCGACGCCCGATAAGGTGGATAAACTCGGGCGGACGCTCGAAAACATCCACGGCATCACCTCTCACGAGGAGCGGCGCAAAGTCCCGCTCAGTGAATTGACGCCCACCCAGACGACGGTGTACGCCGACGAACTCGAAGGACGGGTGTACGAACTCGAACGGGGACTGGCCGAACCCCTCGTCGTCATCGACAACGGCGGGGACCTGTTGCTCGCCGACGGGCACCACCGCGTGAAAGCGGCGGCGCGCCTCGGTATCGAAGAGATGGAGGCGTACGTCATCGTGCTCGGTGATACCGTCGAACTCGGCATGGCCGAGACGGCGGCCGACTCAGACCTCGAACGCATCGACGACATCGAAGAGGTCGACTACGCCCGCCACCCCCTCGTCGAGACGACTCAGCGGTTGCAAAACGAGAAGTAA